In Rhinatrema bivittatum chromosome 1, aRhiBiv1.1, whole genome shotgun sequence, a single genomic region encodes these proteins:
- the NKX6-1 gene encoding homeobox protein Nkx-6.1, whose translation MLAVGPMDGSRQSAFLLGSPPLAALHSMAEMKTPLYPAYALPCPAPASSSSSSSCSSSPSPPLGSPKAPAPLGSPPPQLAAAATPHGINDILSRPSLACAPPSSAPAGGLLAGLPRFGSLSPPPPPPPPGLYFSPSAAAALAVARYPKPLAELPGRTPIFWPGVMQSPPWRDARLACGPHQGSVLLDKDGKRKHTRPTFSGQQIFALEKTFEQTKYLAGPERARLAYSLGMTESQVKVWFQNRRTKWRKKHAAEMATAKKKQDSETERLKGASENEEEDDDYNKPLDPNSDDEKISQLLKKHQPGGGGGGLHLHASGNESSS comes from the exons ATGTTAGCGGTGGGGCCGATGGACGGCAGCCGGCAGAGCGCCTTCCTCCTGGGCAGCCCGCCCCTGGCCGCCCTGCACAGCATGGCCGAGATGAAGACCCCGCTGTACCCGGCCTACGCCCTGCCCTGCCCGGcccccgcctcctcctcctcctcctcctcctgctcctcctcgccCTCCCCGCCCCTGGGCTCCCCCAAGGCGCCCGCCCCCCTGGGCAGCCCCCCGCCCCAgctcgccgccgccgccaccccgCACGGCATCAACGACATCCTGAGCCGCCCGTCCCTGGCCTGCGCGCCGCCCTCCTCGGCCCCGGCGGGGGGCCTCCTGGCCGGCCTGCCCCGCTTCGGCAGCCTGAGCCcgccgcccccgccgccgcccccCGGCCTCTACTTCAGCCCCAGCGCCGCCGCCGCCCTGGCCGTCGCCCGCTACCCCAAGCCCTTGGCCGAGCTGCCGGGCCGGACGCCCATCTTCTGGCCCGGGGTGATGCAGAGCCCGCCCTGGAGGGACGCCAGACTCGCCTGCGGGCCCC ATCAAGGCTCCGTGCTGCTGGACAAAGATGGAAAGCGGAAGCACACGAGACCCACTTTCTCAGGGCAACAGATCTTCGCTTTGGAAAAGACTTTTGAGCAGACGAAATACCTGGCAGGGCCTGAGCGGGCCAGGCTGGCCTACTCGCTGGGCATGACGGAGAGTCAAGTCAAG GTTTGGTTCCAGAACCGGAGGACCAAGTGGAGGAAAAAACACGCGGCCGAAATGGCCACGGCCAAGAAGAAGCAGGACTCGGAGACGGAGCGCCTGAAGGGCGCCTCGGAGAACGAGGAGGAGGACGACGACTACAACAAGCCCCTGGACCCCAACTCGGACGACGAGAAGATCAGCCAGCTGCTGAAGAAGCACCAgccgggcggcggcggcggcggcctgCACCTGCACGCCTCGGGCAACGAGAGCTCCTCTTAG